The window TTCATATTTCTACAATGTGCAATAACTCggctagggactttcgaattcgatttcgggcacacgtccaaatctcaaatcatgatacggactcACCGGGACCGTTAAAATATGAATCCGGATCCGTTTGCCCAAAATATTgcccgaagtcaactcaaatagattttaaggcaaaattttatatttttctcagtttttaatataaaagcttttcggaaagacgccggactgcgcacacaaatcgagaaaggctaaaatAAGATATTTAAAGCTTCAGATAACAAAATTagattttaaaacataagatgacctatcgggtcatcacacaacACAACTAGCTATTCAAAGAAACTAAGAAACAAACAAGAACCAAAATCCAGGGGCAAGAGCTAGATTACTAACTAGAACATTTTTGCAATAAAGTAGGTGAGGCGCTAACATTGCATATGTACGCAATGCCCTGCTTGTTTTTCAAACCATCTTTATCTATTCCCTCCTTGTTactcaaacaaataaacaaaagtgtaggagaaattagaaaaagaaaatcttgGTTTTGTTTTCCGCAATATCTTGATTGTTAATTTGATCATATTCAAGGGCGGCTCAATAGAATAGATGGTCTAAGTCTAAGCCTTAATAATAATCCTCAAACTTATCTAATAAaattcttatatatttttattttaagtttattttttttttagcttGGATGCAAATTTGTTAACTACTTTCCTATATTAATTccttataatatttattttttaattaacaaTGAAACAAATCCATTTCATCTAGGGACATGAAACAAATTAAAGTTTTAGTGGTCTCGGGTCAACTCGTCCTTGATTTAGAGGCGTCTTGGGATATAAGGGACCAAATTATACACAATAGAAGTAAAGGGGGCTGTTTGAGTTAGTTGAAATTAGTTAGTTAATTAGTGGCTATTTTGACAACTGTAATTGCACTGTTAAGTAGTTAGTGCGGTTAGGGAATTTAGCACTATAAGAGTGCAACATTGTATTGAAGGAGAGATCAGAAGAATACAATTccaatttctcttcttcttcatttcatctcTCTGTTCTCTCAGCTAAGAatctaacatggtatcagagaggGCATCGTAATTCGATCGATTTTCGGCGATACTCAAGCTTTCTGAGCTCAATTTCTTAACAGCCATGGCGGATGGTGAAGTCAGTTCACTGGATCATAATCATCCACTATTTTTTCAAGCTTCAGATGCTCCGGGACTAGTCTTAATCCCGCTCAAACTCACAGGCTCAGAAAATTATGCGATGTGGAGTAGAGCGATGAAATTGGCACTCCGGGGAATGAGCAAGTTGGGATTTGTGGATGGATCCCGTGTAAAAGGTATGCACAAAGGTGAATTGGTAGAGAAATGGGAAAAATATAATATGATTGTTCTCTCATGGACTGGTAGTACTGTTTCTAATGAATTAATGCCTAGCATTGTATATGCATCAAATGCAAAGAAAGTGTGGGCTGATTTTCAGGAGAGATTTGATGGATCAAATCTAACGAGGATTTATCACCTCTGGACTGCTATTGCAACTTTGAGACAGGGGACTGACTCAGTTAATAGCTACTATTCTAAGATGAAGGATATGTGGGATGAATTAGATATAATTGCACCTTTGGACTCATGTGATTGTGAAGAATCTAGGCCATCTGTGGAGCTGTTGAAGAACATATGTCTATTGTAGTTTCTCATGGGGTTGAATGAAAGTTATGATAATATTAGGAGTAATGTTTAGCTAAGAGGCATGTAATCACCGTGAACGAAGCTTATGCAATAGTCACACAAGAGGAAAGCCAAAGGACCTTGGAGGCCACAGACACATTGAAGGATCCACTCTCAATGATGGCAGGAAAGAGTCATGAATTCAGACCTAAAAGGCCAGGTTTAGTTTGTGATTACTGTGATTATAAAGGACACCTCAAGGAAAATTGTTATAAGATAGTAAGGAACCCACCAGATTTCAAAAGCAAGAAGAAAGGTCAAAGCATAGGAGGAAAGACCTATGTAAACAATGCAACCACCAGTGAGATAAAGCAGGAGGTTATGATGCCAACTCAAGGAAATTTCTTTACTGAGGATCAATATAAACAATTGGTAAATTTGTTGCAGAAAACCACCACAAGTGATTGTTCCACAAACACTGCAGGTATTATTGCTTTAATAGCAAATGTAGCTGCTACTGATCATGTTTGGATAGTGGACTCAGGTGCAACTCATCATGTGACACATCACAAGAATGTTTAAAGtaataatcaaatccagatgaacccgaaagaccaggaaaagacttcatttgtcaccaaatatggaatatattgttataatgtgatgcccttcgggctaaaaaatacaggagttacttaccaacgcctagtaaataaaatattcgaggaACAAATATGTAAATCAATGGAaatttatattgacgacatgctagttaagtccatgcgcgcagaggaccatttgacccatttgcaggaaacattcgggattttaaggaaatacaacataaagcttaaccccgagaaatgtgctttcgaggtcggctcgggcaagttcctcggcttcatggtgtcaaatcgggggatcaagattaaccccgataaaatcaaggccatcgaagacatcatcATCGTGGACATCGTGAAAGTTGTACAGAGGCTAACAGGatggattgcagccttaggccgattcatttcgaggtcgttagatcgaagtcacaaatttttctctctactaaaaaagaagaacgatttttcttggaccccgaaatgccaacaggcattTAAGGAATTAAAACGATATAtatcaagcccaccactacttcatactccaaaaacagacgaaaaactttacttgtacttggcaatATCAGAAATCACAGTAAGCTGTaacctagttcgagaagagcaaggtacgcaatttcccgtttattatataagtcgaaccttaggagaagcagaaactagatatccgcacctagaaaaattggtacttgcactgataagcgcctctagaaagttaagactgtactttcaatgtcaccccctatgcgtattaaccacttacccgcttcgtaatattttgcacaagcccgaactatcaggccgattggccaaataggccatcgaactcagtgggtacgatatcaagTACCAACCCCATAcgtccatcaagtctcaaattttagcagacttcgtggacGATTTCATGCCGACCCTCGTAcccaaaatcaaaaaagaactcttactgaaatcgggtacgtcatcgggggtatggaccctttttacggacggggcttcgaacgtgaaagggtccgggctaggcatcgttttaaagccacccacgagtaacactattaggcaatctatcaaaactaccaggttgactaacaacgaggccgagtatgaggccataattgcagatctcgagctagctaagagctaatgagcagaagtcattgaagccaagtgtgactctttgttggtggtaaatcaagtaaacaaaaccttccaagtttgagaagatagaatgcaaagataTTTGGATAAACTGCAGGTCACTTTGTACCATTTTAAAGAATGGACTTTAAAGCATattccacgagagcaaaacagtgaggctgatgcaattgcaaatttgggatcatcggtcgaggaaggcgagataagctcggggactgtcgttcaactctcgagatccgtaatcgaagaaggtcatgccgatataaattctacgagcttaacctgggattggaggaataagtatattgaatacttaaagaatggaaagctcccatcggaccctaaaaattCGAGGGGCCTACGGACCAAAGCTGCCCGATTCACAGACCATAGAACAGATGGAGTACAATTACCAACTGGCAATATGGCAGACATATCACATACAGGAGATGCAGTATTATTAGGAGACAAAACTATTGAAGGAGTTCTATATGTGCCAGATTTTAAATTCAATCTATTATCAGTATCAAAACTTACTAAGCAATTATGTTGCTCAGTGGGTTTTTAccctaattttttttatatttcagGGGCTCTACAGCGGCAAGGTGATGGGGATTGGTAGAGAAAATAATGGACTGTACGTGATAAAAGACAATTTACCAATAACAGCAACAAGCTTCTTGAAGGAATATGGAGAAACAAGACTATGGCATTTGAGACTAGGCCATGCATCGGCAAAGTCTATGGAACATATTTCAGCATTGAAGAACAAAATACACACTGGAATGCAGGACAATTGTGAAGTGTGTCCCTTAGCGAAGCAATGCATATTACAATTCCCTACTAGTAGCGCCAGGTCAAGTAGTTGTTTCGAGCTTGTTCACATGGATGTTTGGGGACCTCATAAGGTACCTACATATGACAGGAAACTTTATTTTGTTACGATTATAGATGACTATAGCAGATTTACTTGGGTATAACTTCCTTGCAATGATAAAGACTCAGTTTGATATCACTGTGAAAGTTGTTAGATCAGATAATGGTACTGAGTTCTTTAATTCGCAAT is drawn from Nicotiana tabacum cultivar K326 chromosome 22, ASM71507v2, whole genome shotgun sequence and contains these coding sequences:
- the LOC142175704 gene encoding uncharacterized protein LOC142175704; this translates as MADGEVSSLDHNHPLFFQASDAPGLVLIPLKLTGSENYAMWSRAMKLALRGMSKLGFVDGSRVKGMHKGELVEKWEKYNMIVLSWTGSTVSNELMPSIVYASNAKKVWADFQERFDGSNLTRIYHLWTAIATLRQGTDSVNSYYSKMKDMWDELDIIAPLDSCDCEESRPSVELLKNICLL